A stretch of the Aphis gossypii isolate Hap1 chromosome 2, ASM2018417v2, whole genome shotgun sequence genome encodes the following:
- the LOC114123151 gene encoding protein arginine N-methyltransferase 3-like produces MSVDSDSDHSFGDWVENGPDKVKCLFCELLYDDVPEAIVHCAKDHSFDFSLAKRKYNMDFYSYIKCINYTRIRIQEDDNFNPSTLFGVDSQPWNDDKYLTPVLKDDPWLMIDIDDVIEDDKESESGYTVNFENNQFTLSSEHFSHIQNKIQTVTKQLESKEKELADAYNQMLQMKETLTKVLSARPDDSINTASTLNLEDDHGYFGSYSSVDIHYEMLKDKVRTESYCSAILQNAPSFNGKTVLDLGTGSGILSMFMAKAQAVKVFAVDEADILYNAMDNFRENGFDDVIVPIKGRIEDVSLPVEKVDAIVSEWMGYFLLFESMLDSLIFARDKYLNKNGIMLPNECNIFICGVSDMDRYNEILGFWSDVYGFRMPSLRTETLNKAQVEIVPVDRIVTEECKLCTFDMYTCDTNSTNFKVEFKLNIKKTCSMTSIVGYFDSIFDNDNPVILSTAPNCPPTHWKQTVFLLPDPIDVNEGDILVGEFQCSRNIKQVRSLIVTITINNKTYTYNVS; encoded by the exons atgTCTGTAGATTCAGATTCTGACCACAGTTTCGGTGACTGGGTGGAAAACGGACCAGACAAGGTAAAATGTCTGTTCTGTGAACTGTTATATGATGATGTACCAGAAGCAATAGTTCACTGTGCTAAAGACCatagttttgatttttcattgGCAAaacgtaagtataatatggatttttattcttatatcaaATGCATCAACTACACAAGAATTCGGATACAAGAAGATGACAATTTTAATCCTAGTACACTGTTTGGAGTTGACTCTCAGCCGTGGAATgacgataaatatttaacaccaGTTTTAAAAGATGATCCTTGGCTAATGATTG ATATTGATGATGTAATTGAAGATGATAAAGAATCAGAATCTGGATATACtgtcaattttgaaaataatcagTTTACATTGTCTTCTGAACATTTTAGccatatacaaaataaaattcaaacagtTACAAAACAA ttagaatcaaaagaaaaagaacTTGCTGATGCATATAATCAAATGCTTCAAATGAAAGAGACACTAACAAAAGTCTTGTCAGCTCGGCCAGATGATTCAATTAACACAGCATCTACTTTAAACTTAGAAGATGATCATGGATATTTTGGTTCATATTCATCTGTTGATATTCACTATGAAATGCTCaag gaTAAAGTACGAACAGAAAGTTATTGCTCCGCTATATTACAGAATGCGCCTTCGTTTAATGGCAAAACTGTATTAGATTTAGGTACAGGTAGTGGAATACTATCTATGTTTATGGCCAAAGCACAAGCAGTTAAGGTTTTTGCTGTCGATGAAGCTGATATACTATACAATGCTATGGAcaattttag aGAAAATGGATTTGATGATGTGATTGTGCCAATCAAAGGAAGAATTGAAGATGTTAGTTTACCTGTTGAAAAAGTTGATGCCATTGTTTCTGAATGGATGgggtattttttgttatttgaatCAATGTTAGATAGTTTGATATTTGCTCGTGAcaagtacttaaataaaaacggaATTATGTTGCCAAACGAATGTAACATATTCATTTGTGGTGTGAGTGATATGG atagatataatgaaatattgggATTTTGGTCAGATGTATATGGTTTTCGTATGCCTTCCTTAAGGACAGAAACCTTGAATAAAGCACAAGTTGAAATTGTACCTGTAGATCGAATTGTTACTGAAGAATGTAAACTTTGCACATTTGACATGTACACATGTGATACTAATTctactaattttaaagtagaatttaaacttaatattaaaaaaacatgctCAATGACTAGTATAGTTGGATATTTTGattcaatatttgataatgATAATCCGGTGATTTTATCAACAGCACCAAACTGTCCACCCACTCATTGGAAACAGACAGTATTTCTTTTACCTGATCCAATTGATGTTAATGAag gtgaTATACTTGTTGGAGAATTCCAGTGTTCcagaaatataaaacaagtaCGATCTTTAATTGTcacaataactataaataataaaacctatacatataatgtatcttaa
- the LOC114123152 gene encoding alpha-N-acetylgalactosaminidase-like: protein MIVTTALRWACCLIVVVIRGLNGLDNGLALTPPMGWLAWQRYRCITDCEAYPDDCVNEQLFMRAADLLVSEGYADLGYNYVIVDDCWLAKNRSADGKLAADKKRFPSGIKALSDYVHSKGLKFGLYEDWGTKTCAGYPGVLGHEELDAKTFAEWDVDYVKLDGCYSNVRHMDKGYPEFGRHLNNTGRPMVYSCSWPAYQEEKGMLIDYASMAKHCNLWRNYDDIDDSWESMIKIADYFAQKQEFWAQYAGPGHWNDPDMLLIGNFGLTYDQSKTQMAIWAVLAAPLLMSNKLIEVQPQFKEILQNKEVIKVNQDYLGIQGTRVFRDKGIDIWTRKIEPFNDGYYSYAVAFVSRRVDGAPYPYNITLEDLGLKNPNGYSITNLYGKDKSPAPCIYKPNDPVKVRVIPSGVVFLRMNIDDSNKPCKDNSRSQFFK from the exons ATGATCGTCACCACAGCGCTGCGATGGGCTTGCTGTTTGATCGTCGTGGTAATACGAGGGCTCAACGGGCTCGACAATGGGCTCGCGCTCACGCCACCGATGGGATGGCTTGCATGGCAGCGTTACAGGTGCATCACGGACTGCGAAGCGTATCCCGACGACTGTGTCAA CGAACAATTGTTTATGAGAGCAGCGGATTTATTAGTTAGCGAAGGTTACGCTGATTTGGGTTATAATTACGTAATAGTGGACGACTGTTGGTTGGCCAAGAACAGATCGGCAGATGGAAAATTAGCAGCTGACAAAAAAAGGTTCCCAAGTGGTATTAAAGCGTTATCAGACTAT GTACATTCTAAAGGTCTTAAGTTTGGATTATATGAAGACTGGGGTACTAAAACATGTGCAGGATATCCTGGAGTATTGGGACACGAAGAGTTGGATGCCAAGACATTTGCAGAATGGGATGTTGACTATGTCAAACTAGATGGATGTTATTCAAACGTTAGACACATGGATAAAG GCTATCCTGAATTCGGGAGGCATTTAAATAACACCGGAAGACCTATGGTGTATTCATGTAGTTGGCCAGCTTATCAAGAAGAAAAAGGAATGTTA ATTGACTATGCATCAATGGCTAAACACTGCAATCTTTGGCGTAACTACGATGATATTGATGACTCGTGGGAAAGTATGATCAAAATTGCAGATTATTTTGCACAAAAACAAGAATTTTGGGCGCAATACGCTGGACCTGGACACTGGAATGATCCAGACAtg cttTTAATTGGTAATTTTGGATTAACATACGATCAAAGTAAAACACAGATGGCCATTTGGGCAGTACTGGCTGCTCCATTACTGatgtcaaataaattaatagaagtACAACcacaatttaaagaaattttacaaaacaaagaAGTTATTAAAGTCAATCAAGACTATCTTGGTATACAAGGCACTAGAGTTTTTAGG gatAAGGGTATTGATATTTGGACTAGAAAAATTGAACCTTTTAATGATGGATACTATTCATATGCTGTAGCGTTTGTAAGTCGCCGTGTTGATGGTGCACCATACCCgtacaatataacattagAAGATTTAGGTCTAAAAAATCCTAATGGTTATTCAATCACT AACCTCTACGGAAAAGATAAAAGTCCAGCCCcatgtatttataaaccaaACGATCCAGTTAAAGTTCGAGTTATTCCTtcag GAGTGGTTTTTTTACGAATGAACATAGACGATTCAAACAAACCATGTAAAGATAACAGCAGAAGTCAGTTCTTCAAGtga
- the LOC114123166 gene encoding fatty acid-binding protein, muscle-like isoform X2, with product MVKRTLANTVYPVVELTKNDDGKFVLSSNSTMKNFSIVFNLDEEFDEETLDGRQVKAIIRQDGNKLVHVQKHSKHSDTTIVREFEPDQLKMILTIDGITCTRIYKAIE from the exons ATGGTAAAACGCACATTGGCCAACACCGTGTATCCGGTGGTGGAACTGACCAAAAATGACGACGGAAAATTCGTGTTATCGTCAAACTCGACCATGAAAAACTTTTCTATCGTATTCAACCTGGACGAGGAATTCGACGAGGAGACGTTGGACGGCCGTCAAGTCAAGGCGATCATCAGACAAGATGGAAACAAGCTGGTGCACGTTCAAAAACACAGCAAGCACAGCGACACCACGATCGTCAGAGAATTCGAACCCGATCAATTGAAAATG atccTAACTATCGACGGAATCACCTGCACCAGAATCTACAAAGCAAtcgaataa
- the LOC114123147 gene encoding kinesin-II 95 kDa subunit-like, with amino-acid sequence METSTKRSGRQPSGKTKKENIQVIVRCRPMSSKEVSNGYTEVVKISKDENSVAVAVPKNDDSEYKQFTFDSVFDWNSTQEELYKKMVHPLIESILNGFNATIFAYGQTGTGKTFTMEGIRDEKLPLCEQENRGIIPRTFEQIFQTIEQSNNKQYLVFSSYLEIYQEEIHDLLESKSKGKCDLREDKDVGVYVNNLNKYICKNVQEILKVMQEGNKNRTIGATDMNEHSSRSHAIFTVTVEIKSSTERIRVGKLNLVDLAGSERQSKSGATGQRLKEAGKINLSLSTLGNVIHALVEENSSHIPYRDSKLTRLLQDSLGGNSKTLMIANIGPASYNWDETLTTLRYANRAKNIHNAPRVNEDPKDALIRQYQDEISKLRNILNEKSSKKVTSKKGKQEEKNYDVENLQEHTKFLEKQQQDLNEKRNNILENKENLSTDDQNRMLYDIELEKAKVAEEMDFMASLITRIQSMESSVLRGGKSITDHLYEQQSQIDKRNKEIQEEIKMEQELAKNLEEIAGYTESIRETYSTLLEEVKSKEAKVDKLMVLYQSLEGELKVKEDEYSNQRRDIESNQEAMTRQLKLGNIIMSNFIPQDELQSVKDRLYYDDDTNEWRMVSNQLEGHTRGCINGVINTRRNENLITLNLLTLEHKLEEYKKPEISPSLLSMLDEALKVEDDLQVDASIAERTKSVRSAVGPKMKPTSNKNYPRARGLIPK; translated from the coding sequence ATGGAGACATCAACAAAACGAAGTGGCCGTCAGCCTTCaggcaaaacaaaaaaagaaaacattcaAGTAATTGTGAGATGTAGACCGATGAGTTCTAAAGAAGTGTCCAATGGGTATACAGAGGTTGTGAAAATATCCAAAGATGAAAATTCCGTTGCTGTCGCCGTTCCCAAAAACGATGATTCTGAGTATAAACAGTTTACATTTGATTCTGTTTTCGACTGGAATTCCACTCAAGAAGAGCTGTACAAGAAAATGGTTCATCCCCTCATTGAATCTATTTTGAATGGATTTAACGCTACTATTTTTGCATATGGACAGACTGGAACTGGTAAAACATTTACAATGGAAGGAATCCGAGATGAAAAACTTCCTTTGTGTGAACAAGAAAACCGTGGAATAATACCTAGAACTTTTGAACAGATTTTTCAAACTATTgaacaatcaaataataaacaatatttggtGTTTTCTTCATACTTGGAAATATATCAGGAAGAAATCCATGATTTGTTAGAATCAAAATCTAAAGGAAAATGTGATCTTCGTGAAGACAAAGATGTTGgtgtttatgttaataatttaaacaaatatatttgcaaAAACGTCCAAGAAATCTTGAAAGTCATGCAAGAAGGTAACAAAAATCGGACAATTGGTGCTACAGACATGAATGAACACAGTTCTAGGAGTCATGCTATTTTTACTGTTActgttgaaataaaaagttCAACAGAACGTATTAGAGTTGGGAAATTGAATCTCGTTGATTTAGCTGGCAGTGAAAGACAGAGTAAGAGCGGAGCCACCGGCCAGAGGCTCAAAGAAGctggaaaaataaatctttcacTATCTACTTTAGGAAATGTTATACACGCACTTGTAGAAGAAAATTCATCGCATATACCATATAGAGATTCCAAACTTACTCGATTATTACAAGATTCATTAGGcggtaattcaaaaacattgaTGATTGCTAATATTGGTCCAGCCAGTTATAACTGGGACGAAACACTAACAACTTTACGCTATGCTAACAgagctaaaaatatacataatgcgCCACGTGTAAACGAAGACCCAAAGGATGCTTTGATTAGACAATATCAAGATGAAATATCAAAGCTAcgcaacattttaaatgaaaaatcatcaaaaaaagttacttctaaaaaaggaaaacaggaggaaaaaaattatgatgtgGAAAATCTTCAAGAACATACTAAATTCCtagaaaaacaacaacaagATCTAAATGAAAAACGtaacaatatattagaaaataaagaaaatttatcTACTGATGATCAAAATAGAATGTTATATGATATAGAATTAGAAAAGGCTAAAGTTGCTGAAGAAATGGATTTTATGGCGTCATTAATTACTCGTATTCAATCCATGGAAAGCAGTGTGCTGAGAGGAGGAAAGTCTATAACAGATCATTTATATGAACAGCAAAGTCAAATTGATAAACGTAATAAAGAAATTCaggaagaaataaaaatggaacAAGAATTAGCTAAAAATTTAGAAGAAATTGCTGGTTATACTGAGTCAATTAGGGAAACTTATTCAACATTACTGGAAGAAGTGAAATCCAAAGAAGCTAAAGTTGACAAATTAATGGTTCTGTATCAAAGCCTCGAAGgagaattaaaagttaaagagGATGAATACTCAAATCAACGAAGAGACATTGAATCAAATCAAGAAGCAATGACTCGTCAGTTAAAActtggtaatataataatgtcaaattTTATACCTCAAGATGAACTTCAGAGTGTCAaagatagattatattatgatgatgataCCAATGAATGGCGCATGGTTAGTAATCAATTAGAAGGTCACACACGTGGCTGCATCAATGGTGTGATTAATACAAgaagaaatgaaaatttaataacattaaatttacttacacTTGAACATAAATTAGAAGAGTATAAAAAACCAGAAATTTCACCTTCATTGTTATCAATGCTTGATGAAGCATTAAAAGTTGAAGACGATCTGCAGGTTGATGCATCGATTGCAGAAAGGACAAAAAGTGTACGAAGTGCTGTTGGACCTAAGATGAAACCCACTTCGAATAAAAACTATCCAAGAGCACGAGGcttaataccaaaataa
- the LOC114123166 gene encoding fatty acid-binding protein, muscle-like isoform X1 yields MSLIFNKKYKLDRSENFDEYMKALGVGMVKRTLANTVYPVVELTKNDDGKFVLSSNSTMKNFSIVFNLDEEFDEETLDGRQVKAIIRQDGNKLVHVQKHSKHSDTTIVREFEPDQLKMILTIDGITCTRIYKAIE; encoded by the exons atgtctttgattttcaataaaaagtaCAAGCTAGACCGTAGTGAAAATTTTGACGAATACATGAAAGCTCTGG GCGTCGGCATGGTAAAACGCACATTGGCCAACACCGTGTATCCGGTGGTGGAACTGACCAAAAATGACGACGGAAAATTCGTGTTATCGTCAAACTCGACCATGAAAAACTTTTCTATCGTATTCAACCTGGACGAGGAATTCGACGAGGAGACGTTGGACGGCCGTCAAGTCAAGGCGATCATCAGACAAGATGGAAACAAGCTGGTGCACGTTCAAAAACACAGCAAGCACAGCGACACCACGATCGTCAGAGAATTCGAACCCGATCAATTGAAAATG atccTAACTATCGACGGAATCACCTGCACCAGAATCTACAAAGCAAtcgaataa
- the LOC114123170 gene encoding fatty acid-binding protein, muscle-like — protein MPLIFDTKFKLETSENFDEFCKALGVIEVMRTLGKVMSPVVELTKKQDGKFVLTCNTMIRNTSMEFNLGEEFIEETLDAHKVRSIITQEGNKLVHIQKGLSNRKETTIIREFEPDQLKMTMTADGVTCTRIYKPIK, from the exons atgccTCTGATTTTCGATACAAAGTTCAAGCTGGAAACCAGTgaaaattttgacgaattctGTAAAGCTCTGG GCGTTATTGAGGTGATGCGCACGTTGGGCAAAGTCATGTCTCCGGTGGTGGAGCTGACCAAAAAGCAGGACGGTAAGTTCGTGTTGACGTGCAATACGATGATTAGAAACACGTCGATGGAGTTCAACCTTGGCGAGGAATTCATCGAAGAGACGTTGGACGCCCATAAAGTGAGGTCGATCATTACCCAGGAAGGCAACAAGCTGGTGCACATTCAAAAAGGGTTGAGCAACAGAAAAGAGACGACGATAATCAGAGAATTCGAACCCGATCAACTGAAAAtg actaTGACCGCTGATGGAGTAACTTGTACGAGAATTTACAAACCAATCAAATAA
- the LOC114123148 gene encoding serine/threonine-protein phosphatase PGAM5, mitochondrial-like translates to MCLSTYKFSRRQPKSLVKPVDSDKPELQDKYNKKIEGQKSCATRHIFLIRHGQYNVLGETDGERKLTELGRKQALFTGERLSLLNYPWTTITQSTMTRAMETCAIIQKQLPENIPLTSSDLLIEGAPIQPDPPSKNWKPELYQFYRDGARIEAAFRKFIHRAPPEQEEDSYELIVCHANVIRYFVMRSLQLTPEAWLRLSLDHASITWLSVFPNGRVALRCYSNSGYMPPDAISH, encoded by the exons ATGTGTTTGTCAACATATAAATTTTCCAGGCGACAACCTAAAAGTTTAGTAAAACCAGTTGACTCAGATAAACCAGAGCTTCaagataagtataataagaaaattgaaGGCCAAAAGTCCTGTGCAACAAGGCACATTTTCCTTATTAGACATGGCCAGTATAATGTACTCGGTGAGACTGATGGAGAAAGAAAGTTGACTGAATTAG GCAGAAAACAAGCTCTGTTCACTGGTGAGCGCTTAAGTTTATTGAATTATCCATGGACAACAATTACACAGTCAACAATGACTCGTGCAATGGAAACATGTGCAATAATCCAAAAACAATTACCTGAAAATATTCCTCTGACATCAtctgatttattaattgaagGAGCCCCAATACAACCAGATCCACCGTCCAAAAACTGGAAACCTGAGTTATAT caGTTTTATAGAGATGGAGCTCGTATAGAAGCGGCTTTTCGAAAATTTATTCATAGAGCACCACCTGAACAAGAAGAAGACTCCTATGAATTAATAGTTTGCCATGCAAatgttataagatattttgttatgag ATCATTGCAGTTGACTCCTGAGGCATGGTTACGTTTGAGCCTAGATCATGCAAGTATTACATGGCTTTCTGTTTTTCCAAATGGAAGAGTAGCTTTACGATGTTACAGTAATTCAGGATACATGCCACCAGACGCTATTAGTCATTAA